The region GAACGCGCCTGCGAAGCCGAAGTCCTGGCCCGCTCCACCGGCCTGCCGCTGGAACCCGTCGCGCCGGAAATGGCCCAATTCGTGGCCGACCAGACCGCCGGCGAACGCCTGCAATCGACCCTGTTCTTCGAAGCCCTGCGCCGCATGCTGCCCCCGCCCCGCCGCTAGGCCGACGCCCGGCGTCTCAGGCACCAGGCGTATGCGGCTGACCGGGCCGCGGCGGCGCGACTGAGGCGCGTCGCCGCCCCACCGCAGGAATGCAAAGGCCCCGCTTGCGGGGCCTTTGCTTAAGTAACTCTGTCTGCCAGCAGGTGACGCAATTAGAACGCCGGGACCACGGCCCCTTTGTACTTGTCCTGGATGAACTTCTTCACCTCTGCCGTGTGCAAGGCCTTCACCAGCTTGGCCAGCGCGGGCGAATTCTTGTTGTCCTCGCGGGCGACGATCAGGTTGGCGTAGGGCGAGTCCGCGCCTTCGATGAACAAGGCATCACGCGTGGGCACCAGGCCGGCTTCCAGGGCGTAATTGGTGTTGATCAGGGCCAGGTCCACGTCGTCCAGCGAACGCGGCAGGATGGCCGCCTCCAGCTCGCGGAACTTCAGATGCTTGGGATTGTTCGCCACATCCAGCGCCGTGGCCTGGATGTTGGACGGGTCCTTCAAGGTGATCAAACCCTGCTTGACCAGCAGCAGCAAGGCCCGGCCGCTGTTGGAAGGATCGTTCGGGATGGCCACGATGGCGCCGTCCTTCAGGTCGGCGACCTTCTTGATCTTGCGGGAATAGGCGCCGAAGGGCTCCACATGCACGGCCGCCACGGGCACCAGGTTGGTCTTGCGGTCCTTGTTGAAGGCATCCAGATAAGGCTTGTGCTGGAAGAAATTGGCGTCGACCTGCTTGTCGGCGAGTTGCAGATTGGGCTGCACGTAGTCGCTGAACACCTTGATGTCCAGGTCCACCCCCTCGCGCGCCAGCGTCGGTTTGACGAATTCCAGGATCTCGGCGTGCGGCACCTGGGTGGCGGCGATCACCAGTTTTTCCGCCGCCGGCGCGGTGCCGGCCAGCAGCAGTCCGCCAGCCAGGGCGGCGATGGCACGCAGGGTAGTCTTGAGCATGGGCTGTTTCCTCCTAAGTCTGTTTTCGGGCATCCTCGTCCGCGACCCGGCCGGGAGTCGCAAAAAGCCCTCCGGGACGGGGCCGCCGACGGTGCCCAGGCAAACAAATCTACATGAAGCGGACTTATTTGTATCCCATATTGACATAGCACGCTGGCATAAGCCGCCATGGGTACTACAATCGCGCTTGTGCTTCGCCGGTGGGCGCTCGGTCGCCCCCCGTCGGAAACGGCCTGCCATCCTTGCAGGCTTTTTTTCATCTCCCTTTTTCTCCGGGGTTACGCACCGCCATGACCGACATCCAAGATCCTGCCGCCTCCTTGTCGCCCGCCGTCAAGGCCAGTGTTTTGTCCGAGGCCCTGCCCTATATCCGACGATTCCACGGCAAGACCATCGTGGTGAAATACGGCGGCAATGCCATGACCGAAGAGCGCCTGCAGCGCAGCTTCGCCCATGACGTCGTCCTGCTCAAGCTGGTCGGCCTGAACCCCGTCGTGGTCCACGGCGGCGGTCCGCAAATCGACGACGCGCTGCGCCGCATCGGCAAGCAGGGCACGTTCGTGCAAGGTATGCGCGTCACCGACGCCGAGACCATGGAAGTGGTCGAGTGGGTGCTGGGCGGCCAGGTCCAGCAGGACATCGTCATGATGATCAACGAGGTCGGCGGCAAGGCCGTCGGCCTCACCGGCAAGGACGGCGGCCTGATCCGCGCCCGCAAGAAGCTGATGGACAACAAGGAGAATCCCGCGGAACCGATCGACATCGGCTTCGTCGGCGACATCACCCAGGTTGATCCGGCGGTGGTCAAGGCGCTGCAGGACGACCAGTTCATCCCCGTGATCTCGCCCATCGGCTACGGCCAGGACGGCACCGCCTACAACATCAATGCCGACGTGGTCGCCGGCAAGATGGCTGAAGTGCTGAACGCGGAAAAGCTGCTGATGATGACCAACACGCCGGGCGTGCTGGACAAGAACGGCAAGCTGCTGCGCAGCCTGTCGGCGCGCGCCATCGACGAGCTGTTCGCCGACGGCACGATCTCGGGCGGCATGCTGCCCAAGATCTCCTCGTCCCTGGACGCGGCGCGCAGCGGCGTGCACTCGGTCCACATCGTCGACGGCCGCGTGCCGCACTGCCTGTTGCTGGAACTGCTGACCGACCAGGGCGTGGGCACCATGATCACGTCGCGCTGATGCTGGCGCAACGTCACCTGCTGCGGCCGGCGGCGCGTCTGCGCCGCTCGCGCCGCGTAGGCACGGGTGCCAGCCGGCGTCTCTGGCTCTTCGATCTCGACAACACGCTGCACAACACCTCGCACGCCATCTTCCCGCGCATCGACGCGGGGATGACGCGCGCGGTGGAACACGCCCTGGGCGTGGACACCGACACCGCCAACGCGCTGCGCAAGGAATACTGGCGGCGTTACGGCGCCACGGTGATCGGGCTGGTGAAGCATCATGGCATCGACGCCGACGAGTTCCTGCGGATGAGCCACGACTTCGACGTCAAGCCGCTGATCAAATCGGAAAGCGGCCTGGCGGCCAAGCTGCGCCGCCTGCCGGGACGCAAGGTACTGTTAACCAACGCACCGTTTCATTACGCACGGGCGGTGTTGCGGCACATGGGCATCCTGCGCCAGTTCGAAAGCCTGTGGTCCATCGAGCACATGCGCTGGCACGGCGGGTTCCGCCCCAAGCCATCGCCGGCGCTGCTGCGCTACGTGCTGGCGCGCGAAGGCGCCGCGCCGCGCGATACCGTGCTGGTGGAAGACACCCTGGCCAATCTGCGTGGCGCCCGCCGCGCCGGCCTGCGCACCGTTCACGTCTATCATCCCGGCACGCCGTTCGCCAGCGGCCAGCGGCAACGGCCGTCCTATGTGGACTTGCGGGTACACTCGGTCAGCGAGCTGCTGTTGAGCCGGCGGCCACTGCGCTGATCATCGCGGCCCCCGCCGCGCGGCGCGGCAGGACGCCCGCGGCGCGCAAGTCCATCCACCTTTGAAAAATCCGCGCCCGACGCGGCGACAGCCATGGCAAGCAGACCCGGCGAGAAAAAAACGCAGATACTGCAAACGCTGGCCGAGATGCTGGAGCAACCGCACGCCGCCCGCATCACCACCGCGGCGCTGGCCGGCCGCATGCAGGTGTCGGAAGCGGCGCTGTATCGCCATTTCGCCAGCAAGGCCCAGATGTTCGAGGGCCTGATCGAATTCATCGAAACGACCATCTTCACGCTGGTCAACCAGATCAATGCCGCCGAAGCGCGCGGCGTGCAGCAGGCGCGCGGCATGGTCAGCATGCTGCTGTCCTTTTCCGAAAAGAACCGCGGCATGACGCGCGTGCTCACGGGCGATGCCCTCGTCACCGAGGACAACCGCCTGCAGGAACGCATCAATCACATCAACGACCGCATCGAAGCGTCGATCAAGCAGGCCTTGCGGATCGCGGTGGAGGACGGCGGCCTGCCGGCCGACGCCGACATCGCCGCGCATGCCAGCCTGCTGACCCACTTCGTGCTGGGCCGCTGGCTGCGCTACGCCCAGAGCGGCTGGCGCGTACCGCCGACGGCGCACCTGGAACAACAGCTGCAACTGGTGCTGGACGCGGGCGGCGCCTGATACCGCTGGCGCTGGCGCTGCCCGCGCACGCAGCGTCAATCGCCCTTGATGTTCGCCTTCTGGATCACCATGGTCCATTTGTCGATCTCGGCCTTGATCTCCTGCCCCGTGCCTTGCGGGGTGGCATATTCGGCGATCACGCCCTGCTCCAGCATCTGCGCCTTCACCGCGTCGCTGGACAACACCTTCTTCAACGCCCCGTTGAGCTTGTCGATCACGGCGGGCGGCGTGCCGGCGGGCGCCAGGATGCCGAACATGGAGCTGACCTCGAAGCCCTGCAGGCCGGCCTCCGACGCGGTGGGCAGATCGGGCAAGGTAGGAATGCGCTTGGCCGACGCGGCCGCCAGCGGACGCAGATTGCCTCCCTTGATCTGCGGCTGGGCGGCAGGCGCGGTTTCGATCATGGTCAGCACCTGGCCACCGACCAGGTCGGTCATCGCCGGGCCGCTGCCGCGATAGGGCACATGCAGCATGTCCACCCCGGCCGCCACCTTGAACAGCTCACCGGCCAGATGCTGCGGCGACCCATTGCCGGACGACGCGAAGGTCAGCTGTCCCGGCTTGGATTTGGCCAGGGCGATGAGTTCCTGCAGGTTCTTGGCCGGCACCTGCGGATTGACCACGAAGACCAGCGGCACGCGGCCCAGCATGGACACCGGCGCGAAGCTCTTCTGCAGGTCGTAGGGCACCTTGCTGCCGTACAGCGCGGCGTTGATGGAGTGGCTGGTCAGCGCGCCCATCAGCAACGTATAGCCGTCGGGCGGGGCGGCGGCCACCGCCGCGGCCCCGATGTTGCCGGTGGCGCCCGCGCGGTTCTCCACCACCACCGATTGATTCAGTTCGTGGCCCAGCGCCTGGGCGGCGACGCGGCCGATCACGTCGGTGGCGCCTCCAGGCGGATAGGGCACGATCAGGCGGATGGGTTTGTCGGGATAGCCGGCCGCCTGCGCGGCCAGCGGCGCGGCCACTACCGCCAGGACACCAGTACAAGCAAGGACGCGCAGGAACTGCCCGCGGTTGATACGCATGGTCTTGTCTCCGTTTTATCGCGCGCCTCGTGGTGGGCCCGCATTTATGAACGACCATCATAGAAAGTTGATGATACTATCGTCAACATTATTATCGATAATCTTGAGAGACTGACGATGAGCGATAAAAACGATCCCAAGGGCATGCGCAAAGGCCTGACCAGCTATGGCGATGAAGGCTTTTCCCTGTTCCTGCGCAAGGCCTTCATCAAAGGCGCCGGCTACACCGACCATGCCCTCGACCGCCCGGTGATCGGCATCGTCAATACCGGCAGCGCGTACAACCCCTGTCATGGCAATGCCCCGCAGCTGATCGAGGCGGTCAAGCGGGGCGTGCTGATGGCGGGCGGCCTGCCGATGGATTTCCCCACGATTTCCGTCCACGAAAGTTTTTCCGCGCCCACCAGCATGTATCTGCGCAACCTGATGTCCATGGACACCGAGGAAGCCATCCTGGCGCAGCCCATGGACGCGGTGGTGATGATCGGCGGCTGTGACAAGACGGTGCCGGCCCAGTTGATGGGCGCGGCGTCGGCCAACGTGCCCGCCATCGAACTGGTCACCGGCTCGATGCTGACCAGCTCCCACCGTGGCGAACGCGTCGGCGCCTGCACCGATTGCCGCCGCTATTGGGGCAAGTACCGCGCCGAGGAGATCGACGACGAGGAAATCGTCGACGTCAACAACCGCCTGGTCGGCAGCGTCGGCACCTGCTCGGTGATGGGCACGGCCAGCACCATGGCCTGCATCACCGAAGCCTTGGGCATGATGGTGCCCGGCGGCGCGTCGGCGCCCGCGGTGACGGCCGATCGCGTGCGCGTGGCGGAAGTCACCGGCACCACCGCCGTCCAGCTGGCGCGCAGCAAGTTGACGCCGGATCGCATCATGACGGCCAAGGCCTTCGAGAACGCCTTGCGCGTGCTGCTGGCTATTGGCGGATCGACCAACGGCATCATCCACTTGACGGCCATTGCCGGCCGCATGGGCTTCGAGGTCGACCTGCCCCGTGTCGACGCGATCAGCCGCGAAACCCCCGTGCTGGTGGACCTGAAGCCGTCCGGCCAGCACTATATGGAAGACTTCCACAAGGCCGGCGGCATGCAGGCCCTGTTGCGCGAGCTGCGCCCCCTGCTGCATCTGGACGCGCTGACGGTGACGGGCCGCACCCTGGGCGAGGAACTGGACGCCGCGCCGGCGCCTTTCGTGCAAGACGTCATCCGTCCCTTCGCGCAGCCGATCTATCCGCAGGGCGGCATCGCGGTGCTGAAGGGCAATCTGGCGCCGGGCGGCGCCATCATCAAACAGTCGGCCGCCGCGCCGGCGCTGATGGAGCACGAAGGCCGCGCGGTGGTGTTCGAGAACGCCGAAGACCTGGCGCAGCGTGTCGACGATCCCGACCTGGACGTCAATGCCGACGACATCCTGGTGCTCAAGATGATCGGTCCGAAAGGCGCGCCGGGCATGCCCGAAGCCGGCTACATGCCGATCCCGCGCAAGCTGGCCAAGGCCGGCGTGAAGGACATGGTGCGCATTTCCGATGGCCGCATGAGCGGCACGGCGGCCGGCACCATCGTGCTGCACGTGACGCCGGAGTCCGCCGTGGGCGGGCCGCTGGCCTATGTGCAAAGCGGCGACCGCATCCGCCTGAGCGTGGCCAACCGCGAGATCACCTTGCTGGTGGACGATGCGGAACTGGCGCGCCGCGCGGCCGCGCAGCCGCGCGAGGCGCCCACCGCGGAGCGCGGCTATCGCAAGCTGTTCCTGCAATCGGTGACCCAGGCCGATCAGGGTGTCGACTTCGACTTTTTGCGAGCCGCCGCGATTCGCGGGAAAATCCCGGAATCACGCTAACCTCGTCCCATTGATCCCTTCACGTTGATCGTTCCACGTCGATCCCTTTTCTACAGCGCTTTTTTGTCGCCTCACCTGATAGACCATGTCTCGCCTTGCCGCCCTGCCCGATCCCGTCCCCCCCGTCACCCAGACGGCATTGGAACGGGCCGTGCAGGCGCTGGAAGAAGACATCGTGCTGGGCCGCCTGCATCCGCGTGAACGCCTGATCGAAGACGATCTGATGCAGCGCTTCGACCTGAAGCGCCACGCGGTGCGCGAGCTGCTGGTGGAACTGGCGCGGCTGGGCCTGGCGGAGCGGCGCAAGAACATCGGGTCCGAAGTGCGGTCCTTCGCGCCGGACGAAGTGGTCGAGCTGTACGAAATGCGTGAACTGCTGGAAACGCAGGCGGCGCGGCTGGTGCCCTGCCCTGCCGAGCCCGCGGCCTTGCAAGCGCTCATCGACATTCAACGCGAGCACGACACCGCGGTCGACGCCGAAGATCCGCGCGCGGTGTTCCGCAACAACCTGCGCTTCCACCAGGCGCTGTTCGGCATGTGCGGCAATGGCGTGCTGGTGCGCGCCATCCAGGAATATGCGCGCCAGACCCATCCCATCCGCTTCGGCACGCTGGTGACGTCCGAGTATCGGCGTCAGGCCCGCCATGAGCACTGGGCCATGATAGAAGCCCTGCGCGAAGGCCGCCGCGACGATCTGGTCGAGCTGTGCCGCGCCCATCTGCGGCCGTCGCGTGACGCGTATCTGGCGGCCAACCGCCACCTGGCCGAACCGCCCGCGAGCTGATCCGCGCGCCCGCAATCACAGCGCGCGCGCCCACGATTTTTTGCCATATCAAAAACCATCATCCGGAGACCACCATGAGCCCAGCCACCCTGCCCGCCCCTTCCGCCTGCCATGCCGTCGTCGTGGGCGGCGGCACCATGGGCGCGGACGTCGCCGTGGTGCTGGCACGCGCCACCTGCCGCGTCACGGTGGTCGAGCGCGACACCGCGCGCCATGCGGGCATCCTCGACAGCGTGCGCGCCAACCTGGCGCAGCGCGGGCTGGAACAGCATGCCGCGGGTGTCGCGGTGGCGGCGACCCTGGACGACGTGACGTGGCCCGATGTGCGTCTGGTCATCGAATGCATACCGGAGTCCTTGCCGCTGAAGCAGGCGCTGTTCGCGGACCTCGTCAAGCTGGCGCCGGCTGAAGCCTTGCTGGCCAGCAACAGCTCCAGCTTCCCCATCAGCCAGATCGGCGTGGACCTGCCCTCGCGCGAACGCATGCTGGGCCTGCATTTCTTCATGCCGGCCCATCTGGTGCCGCTGGTCGAGGTGGTGCTGTCGTCCGCCAGCGATCCGGCGCTGGGCGATGCCTTGTACGCCTTCATGCGCCGTTGCGGCATGGTGCCGGTGCTGGTGCGCAAGGACGTGCCGGGTTTTCTCGGCAACCGCCTGCAGCATGCCTTGACGCGCGAAGCCTTCGCCCTGGTGCAGGACGGCGTGGCCAGCGCGGAAGACGTCGATGCCGCCGTGCGTTTCGGTTTCGGCTTCCGCTTCCTGGCGGCGGGTCCCATCCTGCAACGGGACCATGCGGGCCTGGAAGTCCATTGCGCCGCCACGACGACCACCTATCCTTCGCTGTCGAAGGCCGATGGGCCTTTCCCGGTGCTGACCGAGCGCGTCGCCGCCGGCAAGCTGGGCATGAAGACCGGTGAAGGCTTCTTCAAATGGACGCCGGAAACCATCGCCGCCGAGAAAGCGCGCTACGCGCAGACCCTGCGCGCGGCGCTGGCCCTGATCGAAAACGAGCTGCCGCCGATCGAGCCCTGAGCCAGGCCCCAGGCCCGCGGACGGCGGCAGCTGCCCCGGCTACCGCCTACCGCTACCGGTTAGCGACTACCGGCGCCCGGCCACCTACAGCAGCTTGCCCGGGTTCATGATCCCCGCGGGATCCAGCAGCTTCTTGATGTCCTGCATCAGGCGCAGCTCCAGGGGATGCTTGTAGCGATGGAAGTATTCACGCTTGAGCTGGCCGATGCCATGCTCGGCGCTGATGCTGCCGTTGTAGCGCATGACCTCGTCCATCACTTCTGCGGTGATGGCCTCGCCCTGTTCGGCCGCCCACGTGCGCGGCGCGCCGGCGGGGCGCGAGATGTTGTAGTGCAGATTACCGTCGCCGAAGTGCCCGAAGATGAAGGGGCGCACGCCGGCATCGACCGCCTGCAGGCGCTTTTCGCAGGACACCATGAACGCGGGGATGTCCTCGATCGGCAGCGAGATATCGTGCTTCAGGTGCGGACCATCGGCGCGTTGCGCTTCGGAGATTTCTTCGCGCAGTTTCCACAGCGCCTGCAACTGGCTCAAGGACGCCGACACCACCGCGTCCAGGCACAACTCCTTTTCCAGCGCCTGGCCCATGACGGATTCCAGCATGGCGTTCAGGCCGTTCTCGTCGACGCTGTCCGCCAGCTCCACCAGCACATAGGCCGGATAGCGTTGCGCGAAGGGTTCCTGCACGCCGGCGGCATGCGTCAACACCAGGTCGACGCAATCGCCCGTGAAGAATTCGAAGGCCTGCAGGCGCGCGCCGCACTGGCCGTACAACAGTTCGAACAGCTGCAAGGCCTGCTGCGAGGAAGACACGGCCGCCAGCACCACCGAGCGCACGTCCGCGCGTGGCAGCAGGCGTAGCGACACTGCCGTGATCACGCCCAAAGTGCCTTCGGAACCGATCAACAGTTGCTTGAGGTCATAGCCGGTGTTGTCCTTGCGCAAGGGCCGCAGGCCATGGAAGACCTCGCCATTGGGCAGCACCGCTTCCACGCCCAGCACCAGCTCGCGCGTCATGCCATAGCGCACCACGTTGACGCCGCCGGCGTTGGTGGCCAGGTTGCCACCGATCTGGCAGGAATCTTCCGCCGCCAGGCTGAGGGGCAGCAGGCGCCCCGCGTCTTGCGCTGTGCGGCGCAGATTGCCCAGGATGCAGCCCGCTTCCGCCACCAGCGTATTCGCCACCGTGTCGAGCGAGCGCACGGCGTTCATGCGATCGAGCGACAGGATCACGTTGTCGGCCGAGTCATCCGGCGTGGCGCCGCCGCACAGGCCGGTATTGCCGCCGCGCGGCACCACCGGCACGCCGACGTGCTGGCACAAGGCCAGGCAACGCGACACTTGCTCGACGGTACGCGGCCGCACGACCGCCTGGGCATGACCGGTGTAGATGCCACGCCAGTCGGACAACCAGGGCGCGATGCCCGCGGGATCGACGGTGACGACGTCGGCGCCAAGCGCCTCGACGAGTTGGGAAGCGATGTTCTTGGTCATGGTCTCGGCCTGGTTATGGATCTAGTTTTGCGGTTGGCCACCGCTGGAAATCGTCACCGGGACGCGCACACGGCGCATTCGTGGTCGCGCGGTACGTTCATGCTGCGCCACTGCATGGTCAGCACGTCCAGATGCAGCAAGCGTCCCGACAAGGTGGTGCCCAAACCCGCCAGCACCTTCAGCGCCTCGGCGGCCTGCATGCTGCCGATGATGCCGACCAGGGGTGCGAACACGCCCATGGTGGCGCAATTGGCCTCTTCGACATCGTCGGCTTCTTCGGGGAACAGGCAGTGGTAGCAGGGCGCCGCGCTGTCACGCAGATCGAACACCCCGATCTGCCCGTCGAAGCGGATGGCGGCGCCGGACACCAGAGGTTTGTGATGCCGCACGCAGGCGCGGTTGATCTGATGGCGGGTGGTGAAGTTGTCGGAGCAATCGAGCACCACGTCGGCGGCGGCGACCTGTTCATCCAGGTCCGTATCGAGCAGGCGGCGCTCGATGGCCTGCACGTCGACCTCGGGATTGAGCGCCTGTAGCGTGACGCGCCCCGAAGCCACCTTGGCCTGACCCAGGCGGTCGGTGGAGTGCAGCAGCTGGCGCTGCAGATTGCTGAGTTCGACGGTGTCGTCGTCGGCCAGCACGATGTGGCCGACGCCGGCGCTGGCCAGGTACATGGCTGCCGGCGAACCCAGTCCGCCGGCCCCTACCACCAGCGCCCGCGCGCCCAGGAAAGCTTCCTGGCCCTCGATACCCAGCTCGTCGAGCAGGATATGACGCGCGTAACGCAGTAACTGCTGGTCGTTCATTTGGCCTTGGAAGGCTGCACTCCATCAGGGGTGATGGTCATGCGTTCGGTCGGGCCCGACGGTGCGGAGGCGCCGGCCTTGGCCGCGGCCGCGGTAGCGTCCTTGGCATCCTGGGCCGAAGCCGTGCGCGGCGTGGCCTTCTCGATCGGCTTGCCTTGCAGCGCGTTGATGGCCTGCTTGAGCTGGAAGTCGTCCTTGCCGCCGAATTCGAAGATCTTGGCGGGCATCGTGCCGGTGATCTCGGCGGCATTGGACTTGATCTCGGTCTTGTCGAGCGGGTTGTTCAAGTGATGCTGCAGGTCGGCTTCACGCGGCAAGCGGAACAGGTCGCCTTCGGCGGTGTCGGCCACGATGGTATCCGGCACGATGCCGGTTGCCTGGATCGAACGACCATTGGGCGTGAAGTAACGCGACGTGGTCAGCTTGATCGCCGTATCTTCGGTCAGCGGCAGGATGACCTGCACCGAGCCCTTGCCGAAGGTGCGGTTGCCCATGACCTTGGCGCGCTTGTGGTCCTGCAGCGCGCCGGCCACGATTTCCGACGCGGACGCCGAGCCCACGTTGACCAGCACCACCATCGGCACGGTCTTGACCCAGGCCGGCAAGCCGGACAGGTAGTTGCTTTCGCCGCGGGCATATTCCGACGGGGTAGCCGCGTACTTGTGGCGCGCGTCCGGCGTACGGCCGTCGGTGGACACCACCAGCGCATCGCTGGGCAGGAAGGCGCCGGCCACGCCGATGGCGCTGGTCAGCAGGCCACCCGGGTCATTGCGCAGGTCCAGCACCAGATACTTGGGCGGCTGCTTGGCGCCCAGTTCCGTCAACTGGCGCGCCAGGTCGGAACCGGTCTTTTCCTGGAATTGGGCGACGCGCACGTAGGCCACGCCGTCGTCCAGCATCTTGCTGCGCACGCTGCGCACCTTGATGACGTCGCGCACGATGGTCAGCACGATGGGCTGCGGCTGGTTGGCGCGCAGGATGGTCAGGCGGATCGGCGACTTCGGCGCGCCGCGCATCAGCTTGACCGCATCGTTCAAGGCCATGCCCTTGGTGGACGTGTCGTCGATCTTGGTGATCAGGTCGCCCGCCAGCACGCCGGCGCGTGCGGCCGGGGTGTCTTCGATGGGCGAGATGACCTTGACGAAGCCGTCCTCGGCGCCGACTTCGATGCCCAGGCCGCCGAATTCGCCCTGGGTCTGCGTCTGCATGTCGCGATACGCGTCAGCATCCAGGTAGGCGGAGTGGGGATCCAGACCCGACACCATGCCGGAGATGGCATTGTTGATCAGAGTCTTGTCGTCGACGGGTTCGACGTAGTTGTTCTTGATGGCGCCGAAGACATTCGTCAGCGCGCGCAATTCATCCAGAGGCAGGGGGCTGCCGCGTTGTGCGACAGCGGTGACACCGACACTGAGCAGCACGCCGGCAACGACGCCGACGGATACCAGACCGAAACTGCGATACTTGCGAGTGCCCATGCACACATCCTGAATTTGGTTTGCCGAACGCTCTTACTGGGCCAACCAAAGGGCTGG is a window of Bordetella sp. N DNA encoding:
- a CDS encoding molybdopterin-synthase adenylyltransferase MoeB, which translates into the protein MNDQQLLRYARHILLDELGIEGQEAFLGARALVVGAGGLGSPAAMYLASAGVGHIVLADDDTVELSNLQRQLLHSTDRLGQAKVASGRVTLQALNPEVDVQAIERRLLDTDLDEQVAAADVVLDCSDNFTTRHQINRACVRHHKPLVSGAAIRFDGQIGVFDLRDSAAPCYHCLFPEEADDVEEANCATMGVFAPLVGIIGSMQAAEALKVLAGLGTTLSGRLLHLDVLTMQWRSMNVPRDHECAVCASR
- a CDS encoding S41 family peptidase, whose translation is MGTRKYRSFGLVSVGVVAGVLLSVGVTAVAQRGSPLPLDELRALTNVFGAIKNNYVEPVDDKTLINNAISGMVSGLDPHSAYLDADAYRDMQTQTQGEFGGLGIEVGAEDGFVKVISPIEDTPAARAGVLAGDLITKIDDTSTKGMALNDAVKLMRGAPKSPIRLTILRANQPQPIVLTIVRDVIKVRSVRSKMLDDGVAYVRVAQFQEKTGSDLARQLTELGAKQPPKYLVLDLRNDPGGLLTSAIGVAGAFLPSDALVVSTDGRTPDARHKYAATPSEYARGESNYLSGLPAWVKTVPMVVLVNVGSASASEIVAGALQDHKRAKVMGNRTFGKGSVQVILPLTEDTAIKLTTSRYFTPNGRSIQATGIVPDTIVADTAEGDLFRLPREADLQHHLNNPLDKTEIKSNAAEITGTMPAKIFEFGGKDDFQLKQAINALQGKPIEKATPRTASAQDAKDATAAAAKAGASAPSGPTERMTITPDGVQPSKAK